A stretch of Ranitomeya variabilis isolate aRanVar5 chromosome 3, aRanVar5.hap1, whole genome shotgun sequence DNA encodes these proteins:
- the KCTD12 gene encoding BTB/POZ domain-containing protein KCTD12, whose product MALPDSARGLPNGGGGGGGSCTGGKPLDPLFPEIVELNVGGQVYVTRHTTLVSVPDSLLWRMFSQQKPGELARDSKGRFFLDRDGFLFRYILDYLRDLQLVLPDYFPERSRLQREAEHFQLPELVKRLNPLRISKDSSIGGEEPPLLLTPAATQDSDLDTAIIPASSSPAAGVPSPTLDPYRFNASSSCSPASVPRLTPSQSLEGRRSGYITVGYRGSYTIGREAQADAKFRRVARITVCGKTSLAKEVFGETLNESRDPDRPPERYTSRYYLKFNFLEQAFDKLSEAGFHMVACSSTGTCAFASNDQSEDKVWTSYTEYVFCRD is encoded by the coding sequence ATGGCTTTACCGGACAGTGCACGTGGATTAccaaatggaggaggaggaggaggtggcagCTGCACAGGGGGCAAACCCTTGGATCCTTTGTTTCCAGAAATAGTGGAACTAAATGTTGGGGGACAGGTTTATGTAACTAGACACACGACTCTTGTGTCAGTTCCAGACTCTCTACTCTGGCGTATGTTTTCCCAACAGAAACCAGGAGAGCTGGCTCGGGACAGCAAGGGACGCTTCTTCCTGGATAGGGATGGTTTCCTGTTTCGGTATATTTTGGATTATCTACGGGACCTGCAGCTTGTTTTGCCTGATTATTTTCCTGAAAGAAGTCGTCTACAAAGAGAAGCAGAACATTTCCAGCTTCCCGAACTAGTGAAACGTCTCAATCCCCTACGTATTAGTAAGGACAGCTCCATAGGTGGTGAAGAACCACCTTTGCTTCTGACTCCTGCAGCCACTCAAGATTCTGATCTGGACACTGCAATCATTCCAGCCTCATCttctcctgcagctggtgtgccctCCCCAACATTAGATCCATATCGCTTCAATGCCTCCTCTTCCTGCAGCCCTGCCTCAGTTCCTAGACTTACTCCTTCTCAATCCCTTGAAGGAAGAAGATCTGGATATATTACAGTGGGCTATCGAGGTTCATACACTATAGGCCGTGAAGCACAAGCTGATGCCAAATTTCGTAGAGTTGCCCGTATCACTGTTTGTGGTAAAACATCTCTGGCTAAAGAAGTTTTTGGAGAAACCTTAAATGAAAGCCGTGATCCTGATAGACCCCCAGAGAGGTACACTTCTAGGTATTACCTCAAGTTTAACTTTCTAGAACAAGCTTTTGACAAGTTGTCTGAAGCTGGTTTTCATATGGTGGCATGTAGTTCCACTGGAACATGTGCCTTTGCCAGCAATGACCAGAGTGAGGACAAAGTGTGGACCAGCTACACCGAATATGTCTTTTGCAGAGACTGA
- the LOC143818400 gene encoding uncharacterized protein LOC143818400 has product MLIFGTRDNLHLLAQSKEWFADGMFFTTPALFKQLYRIHVVHSGLVVPLVYTLLTDKRRSTYQRLLQELKNLQPGLQPDNLMLDFELAAIQAFESEFPNLVKTVCFFHLSQSVWRKVQNEGLKMQYQGDHEFAA; this is encoded by the coding sequence atgttgatatttggaacaagagacaatctccatctactggcacaaagtaaagagtggtttgctgatggcatGTTTTTCACTACACCAGCCTTGTTTAAGCAGCTTTACAGAATCCACGTAGTCCACAGTGGCCTTGTTGTTCCACTAGTGTACACCTTGCTGACAGACAAGAGACGTTCTACATACCAGAGGTTGCTGCAAGAGCTGAAGAACTTGCAGCCTGGACTGCAGCCAgacaacctgatgttggattttgaactagctgcaatacaggcatttgaaagtgaattccccaaccttgtgaagactgtttgctttttccacctatcacagtcggtttggcgtaaagttcaaaatgaaggactcaagatgcaataccaaggtgaccatgaatttgccGCATGA